From Capra hircus breed San Clemente chromosome 1, ASM170441v1, whole genome shotgun sequence, the proteins below share one genomic window:
- the LOC102170266 gene encoding cytochrome c oxidase copper chaperone produces MPGLAAASPAPSESQEKKPLKPCCACPETKKARDACIIEKGEEQCGHLIEAHKECMRALGFKI; encoded by the exons ATGCCAGGTCTGGCGGCCGCAAGCCCTGCCCCATCTGAGTCGCAGGAGAAGAAGCCGCTGAAGCCCTGCTGCGCCTGCCCGGAGACCAAGAAGGCGCGCGATGCGTG CATAATTGAGAAAGGAGAAGAGCAATGTGGACACCTAATTGAAGCCCACAAGGAGTGCATGAGAGCCCTGGGATTTAAGATATGA